CGGTGGACAAGCGATCAACTGCTGGACCTATTATACGACGGCCGCCTCATATCAGCCCGGTCGACTCGCCTCGTGGGGGATGGCGGGCAGCCTGCACCCGGCCGGATGCATGGTCGGAATGGCGGATGGCACCGTTCGTTTCATGTCTGAAACGACCGACGTCAACATCCTCGCGCGCCTCGGCAGCATGGCCGACGGGACGGCCATCGGGAACCTTGGGGCGGCACTGCAATGAGGAGGTTAACCATCGAAATGAAGTCCTGTCGGTTCGTGATGGTTCTTGGGATGCTGGTGGTCGGTTGTGGCAAACGATCAGCGGGGCCGCCGGTCGTCGCGACCCTGCCGATCCAAGGCAGGGTAACGCTGGACGGCAAGCCCTTGGCGGGCGCCGACGTGGTGTTTATGCCGGTCGATGCGCCGCTGGTCTTTGCAGGCACGACCAAGGAAGACGGCAGTTACCAATTGGCGGGGCTCGCGGGCAAGGCAACCTGCAAAGGCAATTGCAGGGTGACGATCAGCCGCATGCTCAAACCGGATGGCAGCCCGCCTCCCCCAGGCGAGCCGCCGGCGATCTCCTTCGCCGTGGAAAGCCTGCCGCCGCGATACTCGATGGCCAACTCCACGGAACTGTCGGCCAATGTGCCGGAAGGAGGCGGCACCTTCAATTTCCCATTGAAGAGCAAATAAGCGCCCCAAGCGATGAAGCGTGAGCTTTGCATCAGCCTCGCTCTTGCGCTGGCCACGGCGGCGGCGTTTGCCGGCGTGCTGCGCAACGGCTTCGTCAATCTCGACGACGATTTGTACGTCTACGAGAACCGAGTGGTGCAGATGGGGCTGTCGCGGCCCTCGGTGAACTGGGCCTTTACCAACACCGAAGCCGCCAATTGGCATCCCTTGACATGGTTGTCGCTGCAGCTCGACTACGAATGCTTCGGGCTCAACGCGGCTGGCTATCATGCGACCAGCCTGCTGTTTCACGTGGCCAACACGGTGCTGCTGTTCTGGTTGCTGCGAGTGATGACCGGCGCGGTGGCCGCCAGCGCCTGGGCGGCGGCCGTCTTTGCCCTGCATCCGCTGCACGTCGAGTCGGTCGCCTGGGTGGCCGAACGCAAAGACGTGCTGAGCACGTTCTTCTTTTTGCTGAGCGTCTTGTGCTGGCAAGTCTATGCGCGGCGTTCTGCCGCCTGGGGCTATGTGTTGGCTCTCGTGTCGTTCGTGCTGAGCCTGATGGCCAAGCCGATGGGCGTCACGCTGCCGCTGGTGCTGCTGTTGCTCGATGTGTGGCCGTTGAAGCGCTGGCCCGGCGCCGCCGCAAGTCAGAGCCAAGAGCGTCGCGGGCCGACCACTTCGTTCGGCCTGGTCGCTGAAAAAACTCCCTTCTTTATGATCGGCGCGGCGTTCACCGCCATCGCCGTGCTGGCGCAAGGAAGCAAGCGGGCTACGGAGTTCGGCGAGGCGCTGTCGTTCGGCGACCGTTTGTTGATGGTGCCCGTCAATTATACCACGTATCTGTTCCGGACCTTGTGGCCGCTCGACCTGGCGATGCTCTACCCGCATCCGGGCGCGGGTTTGCCGTGGTGGAAGCCGGCCGGGGCGGCGTTCTTGCTCGTGCTCCTGACGATGGCAACCTGGCTGCTGAGGAAATCGTTCGCCTACTTGCTCGTCGGTTGGCTCTGGTTTTTGATCGCGCTGCTGCCGGTGATCGGGCTGGTGCAGCTTGGCTCGCAATCGACCGCCGACCGGTACATGTACCTGCCGATGATCGGCTTGTTGGTCGCTGTCTGTTGGGGCACGGCCGAGGCCGTCGCCAGACGGGGCCGAGGGGCGCGGCGCGTGGCGGCAC
This is a stretch of genomic DNA from Pirellulales bacterium. It encodes these proteins:
- a CDS encoding tetratricopeptide repeat protein encodes the protein MKRELCISLALALATAAAFAGVLRNGFVNLDDDLYVYENRVVQMGLSRPSVNWAFTNTEAANWHPLTWLSLQLDYECFGLNAAGYHATSLLFHVANTVLLFWLLRVMTGAVAASAWAAAVFALHPLHVESVAWVAERKDVLSTFFFLLSVLCWQVYARRSAAWGYVLALVSFVLSLMAKPMGVTLPLVLLLLDVWPLKRWPGAAASQSQERRGPTTSFGLVAEKTPFFMIGAAFTAIAVLAQGSKRATEFGEALSFGDRLLMVPVNYTTYLFRTLWPLDLAMLYPHPGAGLPWWKPAGAAFLLVLLTMATWLLRKSFAYLLVGWLWFLIALLPVIGLVQLGSQSTADRYMYLPMIGLLVAVCWGTAEAVARRGRGARRVAALSAAVALLLCAWLSARQVAVWHDGVTAWEHALAVTPPTLVSCNNYGLALEQVGRREEAERWFRRALEIDPAAFKPNCNLGVLLAQQGRLDEAARHFEIALAVNQYDPLLLENLAMVEERRGRLEAALEYYEMAARFDPPVPRIMRRLERARRQLRDPL
- a CDS encoding carboxypeptidase-like regulatory domain-containing protein, which produces MKSCRFVMVLGMLVVGCGKRSAGPPVVATLPIQGRVTLDGKPLAGADVVFMPVDAPLVFAGTTKEDGSYQLAGLAGKATCKGNCRVTISRMLKPDGSPPPPGEPPAISFAVESLPPRYSMANSTELSANVPEGGGTFNFPLKSK